A single genomic interval of Armigeres subalbatus isolate Guangzhou_Male chromosome 1, GZ_Asu_2, whole genome shotgun sequence harbors:
- the LOC134207057 gene encoding uncharacterized protein LOC134207057 has protein sequence MYTTLSDSHGMMSDEETFEYFLDCDMSKYVYEQTHKKNPARFPTYKVIQKMKAICSPPLDSIEKTATKIQVRIQSLMQHTVERIVKSLKHEINQYMDENNQDFVEMVLLSSWGMDGSTGYSQYHQSFPGTNQQDDSDVFSVTTTPIHLYLLSNRKHIFWYNLTPQSIRYCRPIMLEFVKESKQVVIDCKNTIKRELSELVPVKIDLEQEKYVLVDFDFVMSKVDGIEDSKGSVLEEKTAYTEKAL, from the exons ATGTACACTACTCTAAGTGATTCTCATGGAATGATGTCCgatgaagaaacttttgaatattttctcgatTGTGATATGAGTAAATATGTGTACGAACaaacacataaaaaaaatcctgcaagATTTCCTACTTACAAAGTGATACAAAAAATGAAAGCGATATGTTCTCCTCCGCTGGATTCCATCGAAAAAACGGCAACAAAAATACAG GTTAGAATACAATCGCTAATGCAACATACTGTAGAACGAATAGTGAAATCATTGAAACACGAAATCAATCAATATATGGATGAAAATAACCAGGACTTCGTCGAAATGGTCCTTTTAAGTAGTTGGGGTATGGACGGATCTACGGGATACTCGCAATACCATCAATCATTCCCAGGTACGAATCAACAAGATGATTCAGATGTATTTTCAGTGACAACGACTCCAATACATTTGTATTTACTAAGTAATCGTAAACATATTTTCTGGTACAACTTGACCCCACAAAGTATTCGTTATTGCAGACCAATTATGCTAGAGTTTGTGAAGGAATCGAAGCAAGTTGTGATCGATTGCAAAAACACTATAAAGAGAGAACTAAGTGAATTAGTTCCAGTTAAGATCGATTTGGAGCAGGAGAAATATGTTTTGGTTGACTTCGATTTTGTCATGAGCAAGGTGGATG GTATTGAAGATAGTAAAGGAAGCGTACTTGAAGAGAAAACAGCTTATACAGAAAAGGCTTTATGA